The genomic segment GTGGGCCGCTTCACCGTCATCCGATAGGGGGGCACGGCGATGAAAGGGAAGAGGAAGATGGTAAGCTCTCCCAGGGCGAGAAGCATCTCACTGCTGATCCTGGCGCTGGCGATTCCCGGCCTGGTTCACGCGGGTGAGGAGTTCGAGAAGGTGGGCACGGTCGGCGGACAGTTCCTGAAGCTCGGGGTCGGGGCCCGCGCCACGGCGATGGGATCGGCCTTCGTGTCGGTCGCCAACGACCCCTCGGCAGTCTACTGGAATCCGGCAGGGGTGGCGCGGATTCAGAAGAACTCCGTGGCCCTGAACCACACCGCGTGGTTGGCCGACATCTCGTTCACCCAGGCGGTCTATGTGTTCCACGTGGGGTTCCTGCCAGGGACCTTCGCCGCGAATGCTCGGGCCCTCTACATGGACTCCCAGCCGATCCGGACGGTCTACCGTCCCGACGGGGAGGGAAAGAGCTTCG from the Candidatus Eisenbacteria bacterium genome contains:
- a CDS encoding UPF0164 family protein, producing MVSSPRARSISLLILALAIPGLVHAGEEFEKVGTVGGQFLKLGVGARATAMGSAFVSVANDPSAVYWNPAGVARIQKNSVALNHTAWLADISFTQAVYVFHVGFLPGTFAANARALYMDSQPIRTVYRPDGEGKSF